A window of Candidatus Nanoarchaeia archaeon contains these coding sequences:
- a CDS encoding alanyl-tRNA editing protein, which translates to MTRQLYLEDAYRRVFDAKVVNICEEGIILDQTLFYPAGGGQPSDKGAIRKGASSYPVSEVSKKGKDILHRIEGNGLAAGDSVTGQIDWDRRYRLMRIHTAAHIISGIASKEFHAKITGNQLEIERGRIDFDLERFSPDVVSMLFEKSNEIVRGDLALKTYDMAREEIEKDPEMVKLAMGLPPHLKVLRIVDIIGFDRQPDGGTHVKSTKEVGDIGFLRSENKGKNNRRVYFTIP; encoded by the coding sequence ATGACACGGCAACTCTATCTTGAAGATGCATACCGGCGCGTCTTTGATGCAAAGGTTGTGAATATCTGCGAAGAAGGGATTATTCTTGATCAGACACTCTTCTACCCGGCTGGAGGCGGGCAGCCTTCTGACAAAGGGGCAATTCGGAAAGGAGCGAGCAGCTATCCGGTCTCAGAGGTTTCCAAGAAGGGAAAGGATATCCTGCATCGGATTGAAGGGAACGGGCTGGCTGCAGGCGATTCTGTTACAGGACAAATCGACTGGGATCGGAGATACCGGCTCATGAGGATACATACTGCTGCCCATATCATCAGCGGAATTGCCTCTAAGGAGTTCCATGCAAAGATCACAGGCAACCAGCTGGAGATTGAGAGGGGCAGGATTGATTTTGACCTGGAGCGGTTCTCCCCCGATGTTGTGAGCATGCTTTTCGAGAAATCAAATGAGATCGTAAGAGGGGATCTAGCTCTGAAGACCTATGACATGGCCAGGGAGGAGATTGAGAAGGACCCTGAGATGGTAAAACTCGCTATGGGCCTGCCGCCGCATCTGAAGGTGCTGAGGATTGTGGATATCATAGGTTTTGACCGGCAGCCTGACGGGGGAACGCATGTGAAGTCGACAAAAGAGGTAGGAGATATTGGGTTTTTACGGTCAGAAAA